CTTACCTGTCTCAAGATAATGCTTCCATAATTGCATATTTGAGGGAGTTAGTGGAAAGTTAATCTCTGGACTATCCCAGTCGTAGATTATTGTTTCTATTATTTCGCCTTCCTCTGTATTAGTATCCCAAATAAAGTATTCAGAGAAGACCAGAGCCAGGGCAATCGAGTTAATGTCTTCAAGTGTTAGATTCCCATTCAAGACTTCATTGCACAATCTAAGCAGGTGTTCTTTTCTTACCTGATATGTCGTGCCATCCTTGATTTGCTCTACTTGCACCGATGTGGTGTCATAGGTAGCTCTTTTTTGAGTGTTCTTGACATTTTCAGCTAAGGTTTCTACTGGAACCCTGTTTTCTAAGTAGTCCCTTAAAACTGTTTCTTTCATATTTCTAATTACTGCTAACGGCCTGGTATAAACGACGCCGATGGCCGTCGGCCGAGGTGAAGTTTATGCGTTGTTAGTTCTAGTTTTTCTACCCGCGTTCTAGTTTCCGCTCAGCTCCAAGCCTTTGCCCGCCCTTGGACGCCGCTTCTGCTGTTTCTTCTGCCGAGTTAGCGCAGCGGTAAAATATTGTAAATTAGAACTAACGGTTAGTATAAACGACGCGCAAGGCCGTCGGCCGAAGGGTGACGTTTATACATTGTTAGGCGGCGACTTTTTATTTTACACATTCACCAAGTCCATCTTTCCAACTGTAATACAGGCCCTGGTTACAAATACTTTTAATATTCGCATGGCTTATCCACGGGTAAAAGGCAGTTAATTCCCTTTCAAAGTCCGCCTTCAAATCCTTTTCTTTTATTGTTTCTCCCTTGTCGGTCAATTTTCCTAAAGTGGTTCTTATTATTTCAAATCCAGTCGATAGAACTTCTTTGCTCTTTCTATTTAATTCATCTAATTCTATTGCGGTCAAGGAAGGCAGCTTTTTTGTTAGCCTAGCTTGAATCGGTTGGTTCCAATTCTGTTCCCATTCAAGCGCTAATTCAACTGATAGATTTAGAATCTCTTCTTGATTCAAAACTTTCTTTTTTAGAAACTTATTAAAAAGCTGATTCATTTTTCTATAGTTGCCGCCTAACGGTTCCGGCTAAGCGACGGCCGGGAGCCTTGCCTGATTATCCTTTAACTTACCATTATCGGCCCAAGAAAGCAACTGCGCCCGCCGCCTGATGAAAACCCGGCTGGCGTTTAGCCATTGTTACCCGCTGTTGTTTTCTTTGCGTCTGCCGCTTCTGCCGCTTTTGCCCCTTTCCCTTTTTTGCCTCGATTTCCCGAATCCGGCCATTAATCGCTGGCCAATGGGCCGTTTGAAGCCGTGCGCATTTTTACCGGTATCTCTTCTGCAACATAAGCCACGCATGGCCTGTATGCAGCTTGCCTTCCCGAAAACGGTCAAAAAACGGTGGCCAAGGGCCGGTGTGAGCCGCAGACATTTCAAATCGGCCTTCTTCTGCTCCGTCTGCCGGTGAAAGTCGGGCGGCGATTTCTCTCTTTTGCTAAGCTAATTAAATTCTTTTGCTGCTTTTGCAGATGTTTTTTTTGACTTCTGCTGCTCTGCGATTAACATTTCCTACTAGGGCAGCCGAGGTTTTTATATTCACAATTGCGGGTAACGGCTAGGCTAAACGGCGGCGGAGGCCGTCGGCCGAGGCTGGCGTTTAGCTGTTGTTCTCAGTAGTTCTTTTTCTTTTTTACTGATGGTTTAGAATAGAGAATTGTTCTATGTCAGAATAGTTGTCAATCGAGGCGATTTTATTTTCTAATGCTGAATAACTTCCGTTATCAACTTTTTCTGAAATAGAGTTTATTCTCTCAGTAATTTCTGAAAATCGATTAGTTTGTACTTTCTCCAAGAGTTCACATTTATTCCAATCGTTTCCTCTATAAAGGTAAAGGCAGAAGCATCCGTCTTCCTCTTCTCCATACCAACCCAAGTCCATATGGTAATCTGATTTTGAAATTGAAAGCAAATCCTCTTGTATGTATAGATTAGAAAATAGAAAGTCGGGGTCAATAGATTTGTCCAATGGGTCTATTTCATAGAATTCATCTCTATTGATTGTCCAACCTTCGGATAGCTTTAACAATTTATTTTTCATTCTATGAATTACTGAGAACGTACTTGTGTAAACGACGGCGAGGCCGTCGGCCGCTGCTGGCGTTTACACGTTGTTGGCAGGAGTTGTTTTTTCTATCTCCTGTTAGTTCTTCTTATTAAATTCTGTTTTTAGCCTCTTTTCCAGAAAACAGGTCAAAAACGGAAATTTCATCTTTCCAAAAATATTGTTAGCTGTCGGTAAAAGTAGTTTCTGTCCGCTGCCTAATTCCCTTTATAAATTTGTAGAAGAGGTAGCATATCCCAATGATGTTTACTGCGTGCCAAAAGTAAAGTCCGACCACTACTGCTTTGTCGAAGTCGGTCATACTTTCCAAACTCCAATACTCGCCTTTGCTCTCGTCATAGTTGTCGTCGTAGCTCATCATCATGGTTCCTAAGAACATATATACAGCCAAATCGAAGAGAATTATCCCTAGCCGTAACAGAAAGCCCTTGAATGAATATAGTTTAATTTTCACTTAAAATTCATGATTACAATTGCTGCCAACGTACTAAGCTAAACGACGGGCGAGGCCGTCGGCCGAAGACTGACGTTTAGGTGTTGTTAGGCGTTAGTAATTTTACTTTAATGCTAATTGCTTCACCCACACATTCTCTTTATTGTTGAAGTAATCAATTATTCTACTTTCAACATGTTCTGCTGCCCAAACTGCGGCACATTCCAATCCCATGCATTCCTCTTTTGTCGATGGTGTTATTTCGCCTGTATTTGGGTTATAAATGTCAATCGAAGTAGCATCATGAGAATCTTGAATAAATTTTAAGGGTAATACTTCAAATCTTCCATCTAACTGCACTTTCCCTACTTTTTTCCATCGTCCAGAAGTGATTGCTTCATTATAAACAGCAACAATAAAGAGCACTTCTTTATTTAGAATATCAGGAATTTCAAGATTTTCATTAGTCTTTACTTTAAAAACACCAACCGAAGCATCTTCGAGAACTATGCCGTAGCAATGTGTGCCGTCGTCCAATGGTATTTCAACAACTGCTCCAATTGTTCGTCTTTGTTTTTTCATTGTTCTTATTACGCCTAACTACAGTATAAACACACCAGGTATACTTATCAGCACTATACCTGTAGGCAGAAAGGTTGTTTTTTGGATGACCTTCATTCTTTGAGGGACGGTGAGACCACGGTATATTTAGAATTAAAAGTAACACATTATCACAAACAATCAAGCGGACTCACAATCTTGTCTAGGGCGTGACTTGTCACGTGGGTGTAAATTTCTGTGGTTTTGCTATTCTTATGGCCAAGAAGTGTTTGAATATACCTTAAATCAGTGCCTTGTTCTAGCAAATGTGTCGCAAAAGAGTGTCTAAGGGTGTGAGGCGTGACTTTTGTCTGAACTCCAGCTCTCAGAACAGCCTCGTTAAAAACCTTCCGCACACTCTGCACCGTATACTGCCCACCAAATTGACCTTCAAACAGCCACTCCTTCGGTTTGTATTCCCTATAATAGAGCCGCAAACTCTCCAGTAATTTCTGAGACAATAGTGTAGTTCGGTCCTTCTTGCCTTTGCCACCCCTAATGAAGAGTAAGTTGCGGGCCGATTGTACATCCGTGATTTTCAAATTGATCACCTCCCCAATCCGAAGCCCACCTGCGTACAGCAGTTGCAGCAAGCATCTGTGTTTCTGATTATATGTGGCAGCCATTATTCTGGCAACGTCCTGCTTGCTCAGCACCGTGGGTAATCTTTCTGGTTTTTCAGGTCGCTCAACATTGGCTAGGTGCACATCGGCGCGGCCCAAACTCCGCTGGTAATAAAATTTTATAGCATTAATGCTTTGGTTGACAAAAGAATAAGAATACGTGCCTGCCTGCACCATTTGCCTATGGTACTCGTTAATCTCCATTTCCTTGAACTGCTGGATCTTGGGTAACCCAACGTGTTTATGCCAATTCAAAAACCGCAGAAGCAGGCTATGGTAAGTTCTAATAGTGTTTTGGCTGTAATTCAATAAAAACAATTTTTCCAGGAAGGCTAGTGGGCAAGAGATGAAGTCTTCTGGTTTGCAGAAAGTTTGCTCCCAGAGCTGCCGTAACAAGGCCACATCTTTCACTGCAAGTTCCTGGCTGAGCCAAAGCCATGCTTTTCCAGTTAGTTGCGCCTGCAGTTTCTTAAGCACCTCACCAGTGGCGGCCACCACAAATACCCGCTTTTCTTTGTGCCAATGCACAACTGGGCTCTTCTTCAAAATAGTAAATATCTCTTCAGAATACTTAAAGCTTAATGCCACCTTTGTGCTCCCGTCCTCCAATAAAAAGGGCTGTAATTTAACTACGGGCAAATCAGGTACTTTTGGCAATGGGTCCATACCTGTCACTTCTGCCAGCAAAACGGTTGGTTTACCTGGCGTTAATCTTGGTGCCTTTTTCAAATAGACCGTAGTCACCGTGGCCACACCATGGCAATGTGCAAAGGTCCGTTCCAAGCACTCCGGGGAATGATGCATCACAAAGGCTTTATAGGTTTTACTGAATTGAATCCAGCTGGCCTGGCGCAAATGGTTCGTCAACAATGGGTTAGCCGCATACCACAACTTAATGAAAGTTCTACCCTGGTGGACTAACTGATTGAGATAAAGGATGGGCAACGTAGTAGCCATGGAGTAGCATTGTAATTTTACAGGGGTAAAAATAAAACCTTTGTAAAGGTCAGCCGTGTTATTACCCGTGTATATCCGGATATACACGGGTAATAACACGGATATGGAACAAAAGGAAACAAGAAAGTGCCCTCAATGTCTCACCCCTGTGCAAGGAAGATCAGATAAAGTTTTCTGTGGGGAACAGTGTCGGTCTTTGGCGAACAATAAAAAGAAGCAACAAGATCTTGGCGAAAGGCTCATTCACCAAACCAATGCTATTTTGCGCAAAAACAGAAGCGTCCTCAAACACGCGTCGCCCAGAGGCAAGACCACGGTAAGCCTTTCACTGCTACAAAGCGCCGGATTTGATTTTAGATACCATACCCACCAATACCAGGCACAAAACGGCCGGTTATATAATTTCTGCTATGACTACGGGTACATAGTCCTTCCTCAAAACAAGGTGCTAATCGTCAATTGGCAAAATTACATGCGGGCTGTGGAGCAAGAACCTTCTCCAGAGTTCAAGTAGTTTTCACCTCCCGTATTCTTGATTTACTAGAGTTTTTGTCAACTGGTCATTTGACTTATCACTTCTAATTCAACCTTCAGAGCTTGTTTAAATTTTGATTTTGCAGCGCAAAAGGCAAATTTAAACATGCTCTCATATTGTTTCTTGGTTAATGACCCGGTTTGAATTTTATTTTCATGCCCACCCGGCACCAAAGCTTTATCTCCAAGAGAATTTAATGATTTAGCAAATACCCAAGCCCACAGCCAGTTTTCTTGGTACCGGATCGCATTGGAAAATGAAGCTCAGGGAATTAAAAGACAGAAGTAAGTCACCTGAATACAGATAGTCTCACATAAGTTAAAATAAATTCCCGTTTTAGAGCTCATTTCCAGAATCAAGCCCAAAAACAGGAAAGAGCACTTTAAAATTTTACCCACAAAAAAAGCCCGGCAAAACCGGGCTTTTCAAATCTATTTACAGGAAAGCTTATTTCACTTTCGCAACAATTCCAGTAAAGGCTTCTGGGTGGTTTAAGGCCAGGTCAGCCAAAACCTTGCGGTTCAGGTTGATGTTGGCTTTCTTCAGACCGCCCATCAATTGGGAGTAAGACAGGCCGTTGATGCGGGCAGCAGCGTTGATACGCTGGATCCACAGGGCACGGAAATCTCTTTTCTTCACCTTTCTATCGCGGTAAGCGTAAAGCATACCTTTTTCTACCGCGTTTTTGGCTACTGTCCAAACGTTTTTTCTACGGCCAAAGTACCCTTTGGCCAATTTCATTATTCTTTTTCTCTTGTGGCGCGCAGCCACGGTATTGACCGATCTAGGCATTTCTGATTTTTTTTGGGGCTGGTGATCTCGGTGTAATTCTTAGTTACCAGTTCCCGATGAAACAATTTGAAAAAAATTGATTGGGTTAGGCCACCAACATGCGTTTCACGTTCGCTTGGTCAGCTTCGCTAACTAAACCAATGTGAGTCAGATTTCTCTTCTGCTTGGTGGTTTTCTTGGTCAGGATGTGGCTTTTGTAGGCGTGCTTACGCTTTACTTTGCCAGTGCCTGTCAGGGTGAATCGCTTCTTAGCCCCTGATTTGCTTTTCATTTTAGGCATGTGGGTTATATAAATAGTGAACGGTTATTTCTTCACTTTAGGAGACAGGAACAAGAACATCCGTTTCCCCTCCAACTTGGGCAACTGCTCCACCTTGGCCACTTCTTCAAGGGCTTGGGCAAACTTGAGCAAGAGCAACTCGCCGCGTTCTTTGAAGACAATGGTACGGCCCACAAAGTGCACGTACGCTTTCACCTTGGCGCCTTCATTCAAGAACTGACGGGCGTGCTTGAGTTTAAACTCAAAGTCATGCTCATCTGTGTTAGGGCCAAACCGAATCTCTTTCATAACCACCTTGGTGGTTTTGGCTTTCATCTCCCGTTGCTTCTTCTTCTGTTCGTACTTGAACTTAGAATAGTCAATAATGCGGCAAACTGGCGGGTCTGCCTTGGGGGAAATTTCCACCAGGTCAAGATTCTGCTCCTGCGCTAAACGGCGGGCCTGGTCAATACTGTAGACACCCGGTTCCACGTTTTCGCCAACCACACGCACTTCCCGTAAACCGGTGATGCGCTGGTTGATTCTGTGGGCTTCTTCAACTTTGCCACGTGGCACGTAGCGTTTGTTATTCGTAGAAATAGTTGTACCTCCTCAATATAGGTTTCACAATCAGGGTGCGAAGATCGCGTTTTTCCCTGTACAATAAAAATAATTTTCTAAAATTTTTAACTGAGCATCTCTGCCAGCACCGCCCTGAAGTTCTCCACAAAGGCATCTACCCGCATATTACCCATGTCGCCCAGCCCGTGTTTGCGCACTGAGATAATCTGGTTTTCCTGTTCTTTCTCCCCTACAATGATCATGTACGGTACTTTGCTCACTTCGGCATCACGTATTTTACGGCCAATCTTTTCATCACGGCTGTCTAAATAGCCGCGTATGTCCTGGTCTGCTAATTGCGACATTACCTGTTGGGCATAGTCATGGTATTTCTCAGAGATAGGCAACACGGCCACCTGCTCTGGGCTCAACCACAACGGGAAGTTACCGGCGCAATGCTCAATCAAAACCGCCACAAACCGCTCCAGTGACCCGAACGGTGCCCGGTGAATCATAACCGGCCGGTGCTTTTCATTGTCTGAGCCAATATACTCTAACTCAAATCGCTCAGGTAAGTTGTAATCTACTTGAATTGTTCCCAACTGCCACTTGCGCCCTAAGGCGTCACGCACCATGAAATCCAGCTTAGGGCCGTAGAATGCCGCTTCGCCAAGTTCAGTTACCGTTGGCAAACCTTTTTCTTCGGCGGCTTCAATAATGGCGCGCTCGGCTTTCTCCCAAAGGTCATCGGCGCCAATGTATTTGGCTTTGTTTTCTGGGTCACGCAACGAAATCTGGGCGGTGTAGTTCTCAAACCCGAGGGCTCTGAACACATACAGCACCAGGTCAATCACTTTCGTGAATTCCTCTTTCACCTGGTCTGGGCGGCAGAAAATGTGGGCGTCATCTTGGGTAAAGCCGCGCACGCGGGTCAAGCCGTGCAATTCGCCGCTTTGCTCATATCTATACACCGTCCCGAATTCTGCTAACCGCACCGGTAATTCTTTGTAGGAACGCGGGCGGGTTTTGTAGATTTCGCAGTGGTGCGGGCAGTTCATGGGCTTCAAGAAGAACTCCTCGTTTTCATTAGGCGTCTTGATAGGCTGAAAACTGTCTGCCCCGTATTTCTCATAGTGACCAGACGTCACATATAATTCTTTGGATCCAATGTGCGGGGTCACCACCGGTTGGTAGCCAGCTTTCTGCTGGGCTTTGCGCATGAACTGCTCCAGACGCTCGCGGAGCATGGTGCCTTTGGGCAACCACAACGGCAAGCCCATGCCCACTTTCTCTGAGAACGCGAACAGCTCCATCTCCTTGCCCAGCTTGCGGTGGTCACGGCGTTTGGCTTCTTCCAGGCGCTCCAGGTATTCGGTTAAGTCTTTTTGCTTGGGGAACGTGATGGCGTACACACGGGTAAGCTGTTTGCTCTTCTCGTCGCCGCGCCAGTAGGCACCGGCCACGTTCATGATCTTGGCCGCCTTGATAAACCCGGTGTTGGGAATATGTGGCCCGCGGCAAAGGTCTGTAAAATTGCCTTGGGTGTAGAAGGTAATAGAACCGTCTTCCAGGCGCTCCAGTAAGTCTAGTTTATAAGGATCTTGTTTCTCCGTGAAATACGCAATGGCATCTGCTTTGCTTACTGCCTTGCGCACGTATTCGCTTTTCTGGCGGGCCAGGTCCAGCATTTTCTGCTCAATGGCCGGGAAGTCATCGCTGGACAAGGTTTTCTCTTCGCCCAGGTCAATGTCATAATAAAAGCCGTTCTCAATGGCCGGGCCAATGCCCAGTTTCACGCCGGGGTACAAGACCTCCAGGGCCTCCGCCATTAAGTGCGCCGAGGAGTGCCAGTAGGTAGCCTTGCCTTCGTCATCATTCCAGGTGAGGAGTTGGACATGGGCATCTTGTTCAATAGGGCGCGTAAGGTCCCACACCTGCCCGTTTACTTTGGCGGCTAATACGTTGCGGGCAAGCCCTTCACTAATGGAGGCGGCCACTTCAATTCCGGTGACGCCCTCCTGGTATTCACGGACGGAGCCGTCCGGCAAAGTGATGTTAATCATATAGCAATCAAATAAGCTTCATTTTAGCTTGACCGTGGCAAAATAGTTAAAAAACTGTTCTCTGCGGCAAGGAATCAATCTGCACGCGCGGCCTTGGCGGGGCGGTACGCTGCAAAGCTACGCTATAACGCGGGTTCTGCGGATTTTTTCTGTATAAAAAAACATAATGGGTGCGGGCTACCTCGCGGTTGCCGGTCCATTCAAGGGTGGTGGCCAATAAATACCGGGTGGCATCATCCAGGACCAAGCCTAGCTCCTGCGCTTTTTGAAAATGTTGGAGCGCCGCGCTGTACTGTCTTTTCTTGTACCAGCCTTTGGCCAGACCGGCATGCGGCTGGGGGCTGTCGGGTTCCAGGTCAATGGCTTTGGTGAAGCAGGCCATGGCGGTGTCAGTGAGGCGCTGGCTCAGGTAGAACTCGCCCAGGTGGTGCCACCAAAAGCCTTGCTGCGGCTGACGCTTCACCCCTGCCTGCACATACGGGATAGCTAGGTCAAACTGCTGCCGGGCGGTGTAAATGGCGCTTAACTCCTTATACGCTGGCAAAGACGTAGAATCCTGTTGCAAGGCTCTTTCCAGATTTACCAAGGCTTTGGTGGTATCACCGGTGCCGGCTTGGGCGCGGGCAAGCAAGACATAGTATTTGGGCTGGCCCGGACTTAAGGCAATGGCTTTGCTGCTGTGGCCCAGGGCCTGGTCATACTGCTTCAGGGCCACGTAAGTTTCCGCTAGAATGGCCTCTGACTCCGGGGTATAGTAGTTGTAGGTTTGTGCCTGCGCCATCATCTGCCGGGTGCCCTGGTAGTCGCCGCGTTGCAGCAAGATGCCTGCTTTCAGGAAATAAGCCTCGCCTAAGTCTTTGTCCTGGGCAATGGCCTGGTTAATGTCTACCAGCGCTTCTTTGGGTAGGTTCTGGGCAAGGTACAGCCGGGCGCGTTTCAAGTACCACTCAGGCCGGTCATTGCCTTGTTCCAGGGCTTTGGTGAGTTCGGCAATCTGGGTGGGCACGCTGCTGTCTACCTTGGTCATGGAAAACATGCGTTCGCCCTCTTTCACTTTCTCAGTACAAGAAAACGAGAGCAATACCAACGCATACAAAGACCAAAGGGAAAATCGCATTCCGGCAGATGAGTTTTTAATCCAGACGAAGATACGGCTTACCCGGAAATCTAAAACGTTTTCGGGCTCATTTCTGGAAATGAGCCCGAAAACGGAAATTTCGCCTCCCACTTTTTCAGTAGATACCTTTCCTTTTTTGTTTGTAAATATTCGGATTTCAGAAAAGTATTGAATCGATTTCTTAAAAATTCAACCAGGAGTTCCAAGTTGATTTCCGTTTTCGGGCTCATTTCTGGAAACGAGGCCAAAAACGGAAAGTGCCTTTATGGATTTATGGCCAGCGACATGCGCACGCCCCACAGCGGCGACTCCAATTCTTTGTAGGTAAGGCGTCTGATCAAATCCACCCGAATCAATTGGAAGATGTTCTTGAACCCTACGTTGGCTTCGGCGTACGGTGTTTTGCCCAGGCCTCTGAAATTTCCGGTTTCGGTTTGGGTCACGCCGCCTTCGGGTTTGTTTTTATCTGTGAGTCTGCCATAGAGCACCGCGCCGCCCGCCACCAACCGCACCCGTGATTTTTTAAGCAGCGGCAATCTGTTGGTCAAGGAAACGGCTCCCTCAAAGTGGTGGTCATAGCGCAAAGACACAAACTCATCAGTAGCGAAGGCGAAGAATGGCATCAGGTTATACCCGTGCAGAATGAAGAACGGCGTCTCATTGCCGGTGGGCACCTGCAGCAACGGCAGCGGTACGCGGTTGAACGTCTTTCCAGCCCTGAAGTAATATCGGCCATAGCCAAACACGCCGGTGTTCAGGCGCTGGTCCACTGAGAGGGTCACTTGCTGGTAAGACAGATCTGACTTCAATAAGCCCGTTAAACCCGCCGACAATTCCAGCCCAATCACCGGGGAATTGGAGTTGGAGATGGCT
This region of Rufibacter sp. LB8 genomic DNA includes:
- a CDS encoding tyrosine-type recombinase/integrase; this encodes MATTLPILYLNQLVHQGRTFIKLWYAANPLLTNHLRQASWIQFSKTYKAFVMHHSPECLERTFAHCHGVATVTTVYLKKAPRLTPGKPTVLLAEVTGMDPLPKVPDLPVVKLQPFLLEDGSTKVALSFKYSEEIFTILKKSPVVHWHKEKRVFVVAATGEVLKKLQAQLTGKAWLWLSQELAVKDVALLRQLWEQTFCKPEDFISCPLAFLEKLFLLNYSQNTIRTYHSLLLRFLNWHKHVGLPKIQQFKEMEINEYHRQMVQAGTYSYSFVNQSINAIKFYYQRSLGRADVHLANVERPEKPERLPTVLSKQDVARIMAATYNQKHRCLLQLLYAGGLRIGEVINLKITDVQSARNLLFIRGGKGKKDRTTLLSQKLLESLRLYYREYKPKEWLFEGQFGGQYTVQSVRKVFNEAVLRAGVQTKVTPHTLRHSFATHLLEQGTDLRYIQTLLGHKNSKTTEIYTHVTSHALDKIVSPLDCL
- the rpmI gene encoding 50S ribosomal protein L35, yielding MPKMKSKSGAKKRFTLTGTGKVKRKHAYKSHILTKKTTKQKRNLTHIGLVSEADQANVKRMLVA
- the infC gene encoding translation initiation factor IF-3 encodes the protein MPRGKVEEAHRINQRITGLREVRVVGENVEPGVYSIDQARRLAQEQNLDLVEISPKADPPVCRIIDYSKFKYEQKKKQREMKAKTTKVVMKEIRFGPNTDEHDFEFKLKHARQFLNEGAKVKAYVHFVGRTIVFKERGELLLLKFAQALEEVAKVEQLPKLEGKRMFLFLSPKVKK
- the rplT gene encoding 50S ribosomal protein L20 — protein: MPRSVNTVAARHKRKRIMKLAKGYFGRRKNVWTVAKNAVEKGMLYAYRDRKVKKRDFRALWIQRINAAARINGLSYSQLMGGLKKANINLNRKVLADLALNHPEAFTGIVAKVK
- the thrS gene encoding threonine--tRNA ligase, producing MINITLPDGSVREYQEGVTGIEVAASISEGLARNVLAAKVNGQVWDLTRPIEQDAHVQLLTWNDDEGKATYWHSSAHLMAEALEVLYPGVKLGIGPAIENGFYYDIDLGEEKTLSSDDFPAIEQKMLDLARQKSEYVRKAVSKADAIAYFTEKQDPYKLDLLERLEDGSITFYTQGNFTDLCRGPHIPNTGFIKAAKIMNVAGAYWRGDEKSKQLTRVYAITFPKQKDLTEYLERLEEAKRRDHRKLGKEMELFAFSEKVGMGLPLWLPKGTMLRERLEQFMRKAQQKAGYQPVVTPHIGSKELYVTSGHYEKYGADSFQPIKTPNENEEFFLKPMNCPHHCEIYKTRPRSYKELPVRLAEFGTVYRYEQSGELHGLTRVRGFTQDDAHIFCRPDQVKEEFTKVIDLVLYVFRALGFENYTAQISLRDPENKAKYIGADDLWEKAERAIIEAAEEKGLPTVTELGEAAFYGPKLDFMVRDALGRKWQLGTIQVDYNLPERFELEYIGSDNEKHRPVMIHRAPFGSLERFVAVLIEHCAGNFPLWLSPEQVAVLPISEKYHDYAQQVMSQLADQDIRGYLDSRDEKIGRKIRDAEVSKVPYMIIVGEKEQENQIISVRKHGLGDMGNMRVDAFVENFRAVLAEMLS
- a CDS encoding immunity 26/phosphotriesterase HocA family protein; this translates as MKKQRRTIGAVVEIPLDDGTHCYGIVLEDASVGVFKVKTNENLEIPDILNKEVLFIVAVYNEAITSGRWKKVGKVQLDGRFEVLPLKFIQDSHDATSIDIYNPNTGEITPSTKEECMGLECAAVWAAEHVESRIIDYFNNKENVWVKQLALK
- a CDS encoding tetratricopeptide repeat protein; its protein translation is MRFSLWSLYALVLLSFSCTEKVKEGERMFSMTKVDSSVPTQIAELTKALEQGNDRPEWYLKRARLYLAQNLPKEALVDINQAIAQDKDLGEAYFLKAGILLQRGDYQGTRQMMAQAQTYNYYTPESEAILAETYVALKQYDQALGHSSKAIALSPGQPKYYVLLARAQAGTGDTTKALVNLERALQQDSTSLPAYKELSAIYTARQQFDLAIPYVQAGVKRQPQQGFWWHHLGEFYLSQRLTDTAMACFTKAIDLEPDSPQPHAGLAKGWYKKRQYSAALQHFQKAQELGLVLDDATRYLLATTLEWTGNREVARTHYVFLYRKNPQNPRYSVALQRTAPPRPRVQIDSLPQRTVF